From one Hyphomicrobiales bacterium genomic stretch:
- a CDS encoding co-chaperone GroES has translation MKFRPLQDRVVVRRVEEETKTAGGIIIPDTAAEKPQQGEVVAVGPGARDEDGKYIPMDVKVGDRVLFGKWSGTEVKIDGKEVLIMKESDIMGVIEGAASAKKAA, from the coding sequence ATGAAATTCCGTCCGCTTCAGGATCGCGTCGTCGTTCGGCGCGTCGAGGAGGAGACGAAGACTGCCGGCGGGATCATCATCCCAGACACCGCAGCCGAGAAGCCGCAGCAGGGCGAAGTGGTCGCCGTCGGCCCCGGCGCGCGCGACGAGGATGGCAAGTACATCCCCATGGACGTGAAGGTGGGTGACCGGGTGCTGTTCGGCAAGTGGTCCGGCACCGAGGTCAAGATCGATGGTAAGGAAGTCCTTATCATGAAGGAAAGCGACATCATGGGCGTCATCGAAGGTGCCGCGAGCGCCAAGAAGGCCGCCTGA
- the recQ gene encoding DNA helicase RecQ, whose protein sequence is MQRAQEILERVFGYRSFRLEQSGIIEAVLAGRDVLALMPTGGGKSLCYQIPALVRDGVGVVVSPLIALMQDQVNALAALGVRAAFLNSSIEPWAQRVVEDDLMRGELDLLYVAPERLVTERMLGLLDSVPIALFAIDEAHCVSQWGHDFRPEYRQLRVLASRFAGVPRIALTATADARTRAEIVGELSLERAEQFVSSFDRTNIRYMITEGDNARERLWQFIAREHPKGAGIVYCLSRRKAEEVADFLNRKGREALVYHAGLEADVRRRHQERFLAEDGLIVVATIAFGMGIDKPDVRFVAHLSLPKSIEAYYQETGRAGRDGEPCDAWLAYSVSDIVTYRQWIDQSEAADDFKRVSHGKLDALVGLCEAVGCRRQRLLAYFDERHPGNCGNCDNCLEPPETLDATVAARKALSTVYRTGQRFGMAYVVDVLLGKADERIIRNGHDRVSTFGIGGELDAAAWKGLLRQLVAEGHLEVLQDGFGGLKLGDRCRNLLRGEATFHIRVRQKAPSKRGRSGRAATSDKLSERDRRLFDALRSLRAELAAAESVPPYVVCHDRSLVEIVERRPRTHGALHEITGFGNKKVQSYGAQILEVVARHDA, encoded by the coding sequence ATGCAGCGGGCCCAAGAGATTCTCGAGCGCGTCTTCGGATACCGCTCCTTCAGGCTGGAGCAGTCCGGCATCATCGAGGCGGTGCTCGCCGGACGCGATGTCCTCGCATTGATGCCGACCGGCGGCGGCAAGTCGCTCTGCTACCAGATTCCGGCCCTGGTCCGAGACGGGGTCGGCGTCGTCGTCTCGCCACTCATCGCCCTGATGCAGGACCAGGTCAATGCGCTCGCCGCACTCGGCGTGCGCGCGGCATTCCTCAATTCGAGCATCGAGCCGTGGGCGCAACGCGTCGTCGAGGACGACCTCATGCGCGGCGAACTGGATCTGCTCTACGTGGCGCCGGAGCGGCTCGTCACCGAACGCATGCTCGGCCTGCTCGACAGCGTGCCCATCGCCCTCTTCGCCATCGACGAGGCGCACTGCGTTTCGCAGTGGGGGCACGACTTCCGGCCGGAATACCGCCAGCTTCGGGTGCTCGCTTCGCGTTTTGCGGGCGTGCCGCGCATCGCACTGACCGCGACGGCGGACGCGCGCACACGGGCCGAGATCGTCGGCGAACTCTCGCTCGAGCGGGCCGAGCAGTTCGTCTCGAGCTTCGATCGCACGAACATCCGATACATGATCACCGAGGGCGACAACGCCCGCGAGCGGCTCTGGCAATTCATCGCGCGCGAGCACCCCAAGGGGGCCGGCATCGTCTACTGCCTCTCGCGGCGCAAGGCCGAGGAGGTCGCCGACTTCCTCAATCGAAAAGGCCGTGAGGCGCTCGTCTATCACGCCGGGCTCGAGGCCGACGTGCGCCGCCGTCACCAGGAGCGCTTCCTTGCCGAGGACGGGCTGATCGTCGTTGCCACCATCGCCTTCGGCATGGGGATCGACAAGCCGGACGTGCGCTTCGTCGCGCACCTCAGCCTGCCGAAGTCGATCGAGGCCTACTACCAGGAAACGGGCCGCGCCGGGCGGGACGGCGAGCCTTGCGACGCCTGGCTCGCCTATTCGGTCTCCGACATCGTCACCTACCGGCAGTGGATCGACCAGTCGGAGGCGGCCGACGACTTCAAACGCGTCTCGCACGGCAAGCTCGATGCCCTGGTCGGGCTTTGCGAAGCGGTCGGTTGCCGGCGCCAGCGGCTGCTCGCCTACTTCGACGAACGTCATCCGGGAAACTGCGGCAACTGCGACAACTGCCTCGAGCCGCCCGAAACACTCGATGCCACCGTGGCCGCCCGCAAGGCGCTCTCGACGGTCTATCGCACGGGCCAGCGGTTCGGCATGGCCTATGTCGTGGATGTGCTGCTGGGCAAGGCGGACGAGCGCATCATCCGCAATGGCCACGACCGGGTTTCGACCTTCGGAATCGGTGGCGAACTCGACGCGGCAGCCTGGAAGGGCCTCTTGCGACAACTGGTGGCGGAAGGCCATCTCGAGGTCCTGCAGGATGGTTTCGGGGGCCTCAAGCTCGGGGATCGCTGCCGCAATCTGCTGCGGGGGGAGGCGACCTTCCACATTCGCGTGCGCCAGAAGGCGCCATCGAAACGCGGCCGGTCGGGGCGGGCGGCAACCAGCGACAAACTTTCGGAGCGCGACCGCCGGCTGTTCGATGCGCTGCGCTCGCTGCGGGCCGAGCTGGCGGCGGCGGAGTCGGTGCCGCCCTATGTGGTCTGCCACGATCGCTCGCTGGTCGAGATCGTCGAGCGGCGGCCGAGGACACACGGCGCGCTGCACGAGATCACCGGTTTCGGCAACAAGAAGGTCCAGAGCTACGGCGCGCAGATCCTCGAAGTGGTGGCGCGCCACGACGCCTGA
- a CDS encoding 50S ribosomal protein L31: protein MLKEKKAPVAKVHPDYHKITVVMTNGTEYETYSTYGQEGSRLVLDIDPTTHPAWTGGNQQLVDRGGRLSRFKKKFEGLF from the coding sequence ATGCTCAAGGAAAAGAAGGCGCCGGTCGCCAAGGTGCATCCCGACTACCACAAGATCACCGTAGTGATGACCAACGGCACCGAGTACGAAACCTATTCGACCTACGGCCAGGAAGGCTCGCGGCTGGTGCTCGACATCGATCCGACGACCCATCCGGCCTGGACCGGCGGCAACCAGCAGCTCGTCGACCGTGGCGGGCGCCTCAGCCGCTTCAAGAAGAAGTTCGAGGGCCTTTTCTAG
- a CDS encoding ATP-binding cassette domain-containing protein, protein MQKSVATSSPDPTQPGAKVRRRLSLTPVRALLPYLSRYRGMVALTIAALVVSALATLALPLGVRRMVDFGFAGSDPSLIDTYFATIIAVGLVLAAASAVRFYAVTWLGERVIADLRRDIFARLASHSPAFFERTHSGEVMSRLTADTTQIKTAIGTAISQSLRNGLLFVGGLTMMVVTSPHLAGLVLLAIPAIVLPLMAYGRAVRRLSRDAQDSLATASAYAQENLGAVQVMQAFNAEPAVVQRFSTASEVAFETARRRTVARAGLTAIAISLVFASIVGVLWYGASEVLAGTLTAGRLSQFVLYALFAAGALGNLAEVWGEVQQTLGAGERLTELLESRPEIVSPPEPVAMPVPPRGEIVFDGVGFAYPARPETAALDGVDIRIAPGETVAIVGPSGAGKSTLFNLLLRFYDPIRGEVRIDGVATHRAALADLRARMAYVPQDVVLFADTIEENIRYARPQASFAEVAAAAGAAHAAGFIEALPQGYHTRLGERGITLSGGQRQRIAIARAILAGAPILLLDEATSALDAESETLVQSALENAMAERTTLVIAHRLATVQKADRILVLDGGRIVEEGRHSDLIERGGVYARLAALQFTGLTWDSANVPGPAAAGEVPDAGRAAE, encoded by the coding sequence ATGCAGAAATCCGTCGCAACGTCGTCCCCCGACCCCACTCAGCCGGGGGCGAAGGTGCGTCGGCGGCTTTCACTGACGCCCGTTCGGGCACTCCTGCCGTATCTTTCGCGCTATCGCGGCATGGTCGCGCTCACCATCGCCGCGCTCGTCGTCTCGGCCCTTGCGACACTTGCTCTGCCGCTTGGCGTACGCCGCATGGTGGATTTCGGTTTCGCTGGTTCCGACCCCAGTCTCATCGACACGTATTTCGCCACCATCATCGCGGTCGGCCTGGTTCTGGCGGCGGCCTCGGCCGTGCGCTTTTATGCCGTCACGTGGCTGGGCGAGCGCGTCATCGCCGACTTGCGCCGTGACATTTTCGCGCGCCTCGCGAGCCACAGCCCCGCCTTCTTCGAGCGCACCCACTCGGGTGAGGTCATGTCGCGGCTGACCGCCGACACCACGCAGATCAAGACCGCGATCGGCACGGCCATATCCCAGAGCCTGCGCAATGGCCTCCTCTTCGTCGGCGGCTTGACCATGATGGTGGTGACGAGCCCGCATCTCGCCGGCCTCGTTCTGCTCGCGATCCCGGCCATCGTCCTGCCGCTCATGGCCTATGGCCGCGCCGTACGCCGCCTGTCGCGTGATGCGCAGGATTCGCTCGCCACCGCCTCGGCCTACGCCCAGGAGAATCTCGGCGCCGTCCAGGTCATGCAGGCCTTCAACGCCGAACCCGCCGTCGTCCAGCGTTTCAGCACGGCCAGCGAGGTGGCCTTCGAAACGGCTCGGCGCCGTACGGTGGCGCGCGCCGGCCTCACCGCGATCGCGATCTCCCTCGTTTTCGCTTCGATCGTCGGCGTGCTCTGGTACGGCGCGAGCGAGGTTCTGGCCGGAACCTTGACGGCCGGCCGCCTGAGCCAGTTCGTGCTCTATGCCCTGTTCGCGGCCGGCGCGCTCGGCAACCTCGCCGAGGTCTGGGGCGAGGTGCAGCAGACCTTGGGGGCCGGCGAGCGCCTCACCGAATTGCTCGAAAGCCGGCCGGAGATCGTCTCGCCGCCGGAACCCGTTGCGATGCCGGTGCCGCCGCGCGGCGAGATCGTCTTCGACGGTGTCGGCTTTGCCTATCCGGCGCGCCCCGAGACCGCCGCCCTCGATGGCGTCGACATCCGCATCGCACCGGGAGAAACGGTCGCGATCGTCGGCCCATCCGGGGCCGGTAAAAGCACGCTCTTCAATCTGTTGCTGCGCTTTTACGATCCCATCCGGGGGGAGGTGCGGATCGATGGTGTCGCAACCCATCGTGCGGCACTCGCCGATTTGCGCGCGCGCATGGCCTACGTTCCCCAGGACGTCGTACTGTTCGCCGACACCATCGAAGAGAACATCCGCTACGCAAGGCCGCAGGCAAGCTTCGCGGAGGTTGCGGCCGCCGCGGGCGCCGCCCATGCTGCGGGATTCATAGAAGCATTGCCGCAAGGCTATCACACCCGCCTCGGCGAGCGTGGCATCACACTCTCCGGCGGCCAGCGCCAACGCATCGCGATCGCCCGCGCCATCCTGGCGGGTGCCCCGATCCTGTTGCTCGACGAAGCAACCAGCGCGCTCGACGCCGAAAGCGAGACGCTCGTCCAGTCGGCCCTCGAAAACGCAATGGCCGAGCGCACAACTCTCGTCATCGCCCACCGGCTTGCGACGGTTCAGAAGGCGGACCGTATTCTGGTCCTCGACGGTGGCCGGATCGTCGAGGAGGGGCGACACTCTGATCTCATCGAGCGTGGTGGCGTTTATGCTCGTCTCGCGGCGCTTCAATTCACCGGGCTGACTTGGGATTCGGCGAATGTGCCGGGCCCGGCAGCCGCCGGCGAAGTGCCGGATGCTGGCCGGGCGGCCGAATAG
- the groL gene encoding chaperonin GroEL, with translation MAAKDVRFSSEARERMLRGVDILANAVKVTLGPKGRNVIIEKSFGAPRTTKDGVTVAKEIELEDKFENMGAQMLREVASKTNDVAGDGTTTATVLAQAIVREGLKAVAAGMNPMDLKRGVDRAVADVVAEITKMSKKVKDSSEIAQVGTISSNGDVEIGRMIAEAMQKVGNEGVITVEEAKALATELDVVEGMQFDRGYLSPYFVTNAEKMTADLEDPYVLIHEKKLSNLQAMLPILEAVVQSSKPLLIIAEDVEGEALATLVVNKLRGGLKIAAVKAPGFGDRRKAMLQDIAVLTGGQVISEDLGIKLENVTVDMLGRAKKISITKDDTTIVDGAGSKKEIVARVAQIKAQIEDTTSDYDREKLQERLAKLAGGVAVIRVGGATEVEVKEKKDRVDDALNATRAAVEEGIVAGGGVALLRASHGVKTKAENADQEAGINIVRRALQSPIRQIAANAGVEGSIVVGKVLESKSVGFGYDAQNDEYVDMFAKGIIDPAKVVRTALQDAASVASLLITTEAGIAEAPKDDKGHSHMPGGMGGMGGMDGMM, from the coding sequence ATGGCAGCCAAGGACGTACGCTTCTCGTCCGAAGCCCGCGAGCGCATGCTGCGCGGTGTCGATATCCTCGCCAACGCCGTCAAGGTGACGCTCGGCCCGAAGGGTCGCAACGTCATCATCGAGAAGTCGTTCGGCGCCCCGCGTACCACCAAGGACGGCGTCACCGTCGCCAAGGAGATCGAGCTCGAGGACAAGTTCGAGAACATGGGCGCGCAGATGCTGCGCGAGGTGGCCTCCAAGACCAACGACGTGGCCGGTGACGGCACGACTACGGCAACCGTGCTGGCCCAGGCGATCGTTCGCGAAGGCCTCAAGGCCGTCGCCGCCGGCATGAACCCGATGGACCTCAAGCGCGGTGTCGATCGCGCGGTGGCCGACGTCGTCGCCGAGATCACCAAGATGTCGAAGAAGGTGAAGGACTCGAGCGAGATCGCTCAGGTCGGCACCATCTCCTCGAACGGTGACGTCGAAATCGGCCGGATGATCGCCGAGGCGATGCAGAAGGTCGGCAACGAGGGTGTCATCACCGTCGAGGAAGCCAAGGCGCTCGCAACCGAACTCGACGTCGTCGAGGGCATGCAGTTCGACCGCGGTTATCTCTCGCCGTACTTCGTGACCAACGCCGAGAAGATGACGGCGGACCTCGAGGACCCCTATGTCCTCATCCACGAGAAGAAGCTCTCTAACCTGCAGGCCATGCTGCCGATCCTCGAGGCGGTCGTGCAGTCGTCCAAGCCGCTCCTCATCATCGCAGAGGACGTCGAGGGCGAGGCGCTCGCCACGCTGGTCGTCAACAAGCTGCGTGGTGGCCTGAAGATCGCGGCCGTCAAGGCACCCGGCTTCGGTGATCGTCGCAAGGCCATGCTGCAGGACATCGCCGTCCTGACCGGCGGCCAGGTCATCTCCGAAGACCTCGGCATCAAGCTCGAGAACGTCACCGTCGACATGCTCGGGCGCGCCAAGAAAATCTCGATCACGAAGGACGACACCACGATCGTCGATGGCGCCGGCTCCAAGAAGGAGATCGTCGCCCGCGTCGCGCAGATCAAGGCGCAGATCGAGGACACCACCTCGGACTACGACCGTGAGAAGCTCCAGGAGCGTCTCGCCAAGCTGGCTGGCGGCGTTGCCGTCATCCGCGTCGGTGGTGCGACCGAGGTGGAAGTGAAGGAGAAGAAGGACCGCGTCGACGACGCCCTCAACGCGACCCGCGCGGCCGTCGAGGAAGGCATCGTGGCGGGCGGCGGCGTCGCGCTCCTGCGCGCTTCGCACGGCGTCAAGACCAAGGCCGAGAACGCCGACCAGGAAGCCGGCATCAACATCGTGCGCCGGGCCCTGCAATCCCCGATCCGCCAGATCGCGGCGAACGCGGGCGTCGAGGGTTCGATCGTGGTCGGCAAGGTGCTCGAGTCGAAGTCGGTCGGCTTCGGCTACGACGCCCAGAACGACGAGTACGTCGACATGTTCGCCAAGGGTATCATCGACCCGGCGAAGGTCGTGCGCACGGCGCTCCAGGACGCCGCGTCGGTCGCCTCGCTCCTCATCACCACGGAAGCCGGCATCGCCGAGGCTCCGAAGGATGACAAGGGCCACAGCCACATGCCGGGCGGCATGGGCGGAATGGGCGGCATGGACGGCATGATGTAA
- a CDS encoding alpha/beta hydrolase has protein sequence MLDQLAELPFADIVFSPVAATTLAVFAVLYALWLIVRRSRYSSLGYAGGWFAVFGAAGFALAIAIFTIGDGAYMSAPMEERAPSMSRDDGEAVAPRRGPTAAPSRPAAPGGGSGGSDFTGLGRGGTGDGGGGTSTGTIGGGEAAGGESAGEGASESVEESEPAPRPKRRKIAEPVEQPATSVPKALPKSLEREFVAPGAPRSSPSRDVVLAPPAEIEPPAESAPPESGAEPSVGASPRTGAQPFEMAPRSLTPPADSQEVVSEPAPEPFETVRVFFGTDRADAPVERSGVMSVGYGSERGRRLALGAANVTVPSTVHQAGEVERPFELTILGVTIYREKEDPAKHFTIADIATMSPDEFVAAVNAKLAGSRHYEGHAIVFVHGYNVAFDSALYRTAQIAYDLGFDGAPFLYSWPSNGSLGSYESDQNNSEQAERYLREFIDLVLQRTNARHVSFIAHSMGNKPLLKVLKEMQIAAEVRSDLKVNQIILAAPDIDRDVFADLVAEVAPLGQGVTLYASANDRAMVASRAYAGGIPRAGDISELGPVLEQGLDTIDVSAQSTAVLALNHSTYAEKSDLLADIGRLILEGVRPPRQRTPALEEKELDRRIYWRFPPTGN, from the coding sequence ATGTTGGACCAACTCGCCGAACTGCCCTTTGCCGACATCGTGTTCTCGCCTGTCGCGGCGACGACACTCGCGGTTTTCGCGGTTCTCTATGCGCTCTGGTTGATCGTTCGCCGCTCGCGCTATTCTTCGCTCGGTTACGCAGGCGGCTGGTTTGCGGTGTTCGGCGCCGCTGGCTTCGCGCTGGCCATTGCCATCTTCACTATCGGCGACGGCGCCTACATGTCCGCGCCGATGGAGGAGCGTGCGCCCAGCATGTCGAGGGACGACGGCGAGGCGGTGGCACCGCGCCGCGGGCCCACTGCTGCCCCCTCCCGCCCGGCGGCGCCCGGCGGCGGTTCCGGCGGCAGTGATTTCACCGGCCTCGGCCGAGGCGGCACCGGCGACGGCGGCGGCGGCACGTCCACCGGCACGATCGGAGGCGGAGAGGCTGCCGGTGGCGAGAGTGCCGGCGAAGGCGCGAGCGAGAGCGTCGAGGAGAGCGAGCCCGCACCCCGTCCCAAGCGGCGAAAAATTGCCGAGCCCGTCGAGCAACCGGCAACCAGCGTGCCCAAGGCCCTGCCGAAGTCGCTCGAACGCGAATTCGTCGCGCCCGGCGCTCCCCGCTCCTCGCCGTCGCGCGATGTGGTTCTGGCGCCGCCGGCCGAGATCGAACCTCCCGCCGAGAGCGCGCCGCCGGAATCGGGCGCTGAGCCCTCGGTGGGCGCCTCTCCACGGACGGGGGCCCAGCCATTCGAGATGGCGCCCCGTTCGCTGACACCGCCCGCCGACAGCCAGGAGGTGGTATCTGAGCCGGCCCCGGAACCGTTCGAGACCGTCCGGGTCTTCTTCGGCACCGACCGGGCCGATGCTCCCGTCGAGCGTTCCGGCGTGATGTCGGTCGGCTACGGGTCCGAGCGCGGCCGGCGCCTCGCGCTCGGGGCTGCCAACGTCACCGTACCCTCCACGGTGCACCAGGCCGGCGAGGTCGAGCGACCGTTCGAACTGACGATCCTCGGTGTGACGATCTACCGCGAGAAGGAGGATCCGGCGAAGCACTTCACGATCGCCGATATCGCCACCATGAGCCCGGACGAGTTCGTTGCGGCCGTCAACGCCAAGCTTGCGGGCTCGCGGCACTACGAAGGCCACGCCATCGTTTTCGTCCACGGCTACAACGTCGCCTTCGATTCCGCGCTCTATCGCACCGCACAGATCGCCTACGACCTCGGTTTCGACGGTGCGCCGTTCCTCTATTCCTGGCCCTCCAATGGCTCGCTCGGGAGCTACGAGAGCGATCAGAACAACTCCGAGCAGGCCGAGCGCTATCTGCGCGAGTTCATCGATCTGGTTCTGCAGCGCACCAACGCCCGCCACGTCTCCTTCATCGCCCACTCGATGGGCAACAAGCCACTGCTCAAGGTGCTGAAGGAAATGCAGATCGCCGCCGAGGTGCGCTCTGATCTCAAGGTCAACCAGATCATCCTCGCGGCGCCCGACATCGACCGCGACGTCTTTGCCGATCTCGTTGCCGAGGTCGCCCCCCTCGGCCAGGGTGTCACGCTTTATGCCTCCGCCAACGACCGCGCCATGGTCGCATCGCGTGCCTACGCTGGCGGCATTCCGCGTGCCGGCGACATCTCGGAACTCGGCCCCGTCCTTGAGCAGGGCCTCGATACCATCGATGTCAGTGCCCAGAGCACTGCCGTCCTGGCATTGAACCACTCGACATACGCCGAGAAATCCGATCTCCTGGCCGATATCGGACGGTTGATCCTCGAGGGCGTGCGCCCGCCGCGCCAGCGCACCCCTGCCCTGGAGGAAAAAGAGCTCGACCGCCGCATCTACTGGCGCTTTCCACCGACCGGCAATTGA
- the meaB gene encoding methylmalonyl Co-A mutase-associated GTPase MeaB, with amino-acid sequence MILSQPLRKPLELEDYVNGVLAGDRAVLARAITLVESSKPQHRRLAEALMQALLTYTGRAHRIGVTGVPGVGKSTTIDQFGTNLTGAGHRVAVLAVDPTSSRTGGSILGDKTRMAQLVTEPSAFIRPSPTAGTLGGVTRRTRETMALCEAAGFDVVIVETVGVGQSETAVADMVDVFLVLALPGAGDELQGIKKGILELADIIAVNKADGDNKVRAERAAGEYRAALNILTPHDAPWPTPVLTVSGLANMGLDELWRTILEHRRVMTERGLFDERRRRQAVRWMHDMLEDHIMTRALSNRRVAEQLPVLEAQVRDGSLSPAMAVARLAEIMER; translated from the coding sequence ATGATCCTCTCTCAACCGCTGCGCAAGCCGCTCGAACTCGAGGATTACGTCAATGGCGTGCTGGCTGGCGACCGCGCGGTTCTGGCGCGCGCGATCACGCTGGTGGAGAGCTCCAAACCACAGCACCGCCGGCTTGCAGAGGCGCTGATGCAGGCGCTGCTGACGTATACGGGGCGGGCCCACAGGATCGGCGTCACGGGGGTTCCGGGCGTCGGCAAATCGACCACCATCGACCAATTCGGAACGAACCTAACGGGCGCTGGCCACCGAGTGGCCGTGCTAGCGGTCGATCCGACATCGTCGCGCACGGGCGGCTCGATCCTCGGCGACAAGACACGAATGGCGCAGCTCGTCACCGAGCCTTCGGCCTTCATCCGCCCTTCGCCGACGGCCGGCACGCTCGGCGGCGTGACGCGGCGCACGCGCGAGACCATGGCACTTTGCGAGGCGGCGGGCTTCGACGTGGTGATCGTCGAGACAGTCGGAGTCGGGCAGTCGGAGACGGCGGTCGCCGACATGGTCGACGTCTTCCTGGTGCTCGCATTGCCGGGAGCGGGCGACGAGTTGCAGGGGATCAAAAAGGGCATCCTCGAACTCGCGGACATCATCGCGGTCAACAAGGCCGACGGAGACAACAAGGTGCGCGCAGAACGCGCGGCCGGCGAATACCGGGCAGCGCTCAACATCCTGACGCCGCACGATGCGCCCTGGCCGACGCCCGTGCTCACCGTCTCCGGGCTCGCCAACATGGGGCTCGATGAACTCTGGCGCACGATCCTTGAGCATCGCCGGGTGATGACCGAGCGCGGGCTCTTCGACGAGCGCCGTCGCCGACAGGCGGTGCGCTGGATGCACGACATGCTCGAGGACCACATCATGACCCGAGCCCTCTCGAACCGGCGTGTCGCCGAGCAGCTCCCGGTACTGGAGGCGCAGGTGCGGGATGGCTCGCTTTCGCCGGCCATGGCCGTCGCCCGTCTCGCCGAGATCATGGAGCGATGA
- a CDS encoding asparaginase — protein sequence MALVEVTRGGIVESAHAGRLVVARSSGEVLLSFGDVNGPVFPRSAIKLIQALPLVESGAADAFRFDARALALATASHGGEPRHATCAATMLAAAGAGPEALECGAHMPTTPSAAKALRAAGERCTALHNNCSGKHAGMIATARHLGEVHSGYVERDHAVQQRIRSTFEEVCDVDLAAAPVGVDGCSVPTWAMPLRSLATGFARLSDGRGLGAVRLAAAARLIAAGLAEPAYVAGEGRFCTGVMELLAGAAYVKTGAEGVFCGLLPDRGIAIALKVDDGATRASEVAMAAVLAALLPNERTRLARYTQLRLTNWTGRDVGEIRPSAALNQALSGL from the coding sequence ATGGCACTCGTCGAAGTGACGCGCGGCGGCATCGTCGAATCCGCGCACGCTGGCCGTCTCGTGGTCGCCCGCTCCTCGGGCGAGGTGCTCCTGTCGTTCGGCGACGTGAATGGTCCGGTCTTTCCCCGTTCCGCCATCAAGCTCATCCAGGCGTTGCCGCTGGTCGAAAGCGGTGCGGCGGACGCTTTTCGCTTCGATGCGCGCGCCCTGGCTCTCGCCACGGCTTCCCATGGGGGCGAGCCCCGCCATGCCACCTGTGCGGCCACGATGCTGGCCGCTGCCGGAGCGGGTCCCGAGGCGCTGGAGTGCGGCGCCCACATGCCGACGACGCCGTCGGCGGCCAAGGCCCTGCGCGCCGCTGGCGAACGCTGCACCGCGCTTCACAACAATTGCTCGGGCAAGCACGCCGGCATGATCGCGACGGCCCGCCACCTCGGAGAGGTCCATTCGGGCTACGTCGAACGGGATCACGCCGTCCAGCAGCGTATCCGCTCCACGTTCGAGGAGGTCTGCGACGTCGACCTCGCCGCCGCTCCGGTCGGTGTCGATGGCTGTTCGGTCCCGACCTGGGCCATGCCGCTCCGATCGCTCGCGACCGGTTTCGCTCGGCTGTCCGATGGCCGCGGCCTCGGCGCCGTCCGCCTCGCCGCCGCCGCTCGGCTCATCGCCGCCGGCCTCGCAGAGCCCGCCTACGTCGCTGGCGAAGGACGTTTCTGCACCGGCGTCATGGAACTGCTCGCGGGTGCGGCCTACGTCAAGACCGGTGCCGAAGGTGTCTTCTGCGGCCTCCTGCCGGATCGCGGCATCGCCATCGCACTCAAGGTGGACGACGGGGCGACGCGTGCGTCCGAAGTCGCGATGGCGGCAGTGCTCGCGGCTCTGCTGCCCAACGAGCGCACCCGGCTCGCGCGTTACACGCAGCTCCGCCTGACCAACTGGACCGGGCGCGACGTCGGCGAAATCCGTCCCTCGGCTGCCCTCAACCAGGCGCTCTCCGGCCTGTGA
- a CDS encoding DUF1465 family protein, with amino-acid sequence MSIVRFGGGRDRRRSPSREAGGKVISLCRAALDDGRSARLHGDGMALVDRAADYLGGAGRKAARGLSPDVAAAYAAESMRLTTLLMSISSWLIIRRALSSGRLSLEEARVERARIVLDVISRPSHNLKFERLPVGLRDLVHETLALRDRIITVDRLLFPDRYDALVEPEATAASRPVADALARLETEFARSPA; translated from the coding sequence TTGTCGATCGTGCGTTTCGGTGGTGGTCGTGATCGCAGGCGCTCTCCCTCGCGGGAGGCGGGCGGCAAGGTGATTTCACTCTGTCGCGCCGCGCTGGACGACGGGCGCTCCGCGAGGCTGCACGGCGACGGCATGGCACTGGTCGATCGGGCGGCCGACTACCTCGGTGGCGCCGGTCGCAAGGCCGCGCGCGGTCTTTCGCCGGATGTTGCCGCCGCCTACGCTGCCGAAAGCATGCGCCTCACCACGCTGCTCATGAGCATCTCGTCCTGGCTGATCATCAGGCGGGCGCTGAGCAGCGGTCGCCTCAGCCTCGAGGAGGCGCGAGTCGAGCGGGCGCGGATCGTCCTCGACGTGATCAGCCGCCCCTCGCACAATCTGAAGTTCGAACGTCTGCCGGTTGGCCTGCGCGACCTCGTGCACGAGACGCTGGCGCTGCGCGACCGCATCATCACGGTCGATCGCCTGCTCTTTCCCGATCGCTACGATGCCTTGGTCGAACCGGAAGCGACCGCCGCGTCGAGGCCGGTGGCCGATGCTCTCGCGCGCCTCGAGACGGAGTTCGCGCGCTCGCCGGCTTGA